In Stieleria varia, one genomic interval encodes:
- a CDS encoding DUF1501 domain-containing protein, translated as MQRRKFITGSALGFGAIALQSMLRSDRAMGSGAGLGWQPPDGKPHFAPKAKNVIWLFMRGGVSHMESFDPKPALNQYAGKSISETPYASVQDPERLKKVRVVVVNDANGQQRNKIYPLQVGFKRYGASGIEVSDWFPHIGSVIDDVSVIRSMWTTDDNHGAQVQFHSGRHMLDPRVPTIGAWVNWGLGTLNENLPQFIAMGPRFFDRRDGHYLGPAYDSVLLKIDPANPLDYAKPSSDFPHQQQRLSFDLMRRLNELTAQEYPDDAQLDARIKSYELAYRMQAAVPGVIDFSQETASTKKLYGLDQPETRPFGEQLLAARRFAEQGVRFIQIQHGDGAAGAWDQHSALKANHSKLAMQVDRPIAGLIQDLKQRGMLDETLVVFATEFGRTPGSQGADGRDHHPHGFSVWMAGGGLKGGVVHGATDEIGFHAIESPQYVTDVHATILHQLGLESHRMEVPGHKRLEQDFGHPITDIIA; from the coding sequence ATGCAGAGACGAAAATTCATCACCGGTTCGGCACTCGGTTTTGGTGCCATCGCTTTGCAGAGCATGCTCAGATCCGATCGGGCGATGGGCAGCGGTGCCGGGCTTGGATGGCAACCGCCGGACGGCAAGCCGCACTTTGCCCCCAAAGCCAAGAACGTGATCTGGTTGTTCATGCGTGGCGGCGTCAGTCACATGGAGAGCTTTGACCCCAAGCCGGCGCTCAATCAATACGCTGGGAAATCCATCTCCGAGACTCCCTATGCCTCCGTCCAGGATCCAGAGCGGCTCAAGAAAGTACGCGTTGTCGTCGTCAACGACGCCAATGGCCAGCAGCGAAACAAGATCTATCCGTTGCAGGTCGGATTCAAACGATATGGAGCCAGCGGAATCGAGGTGAGCGATTGGTTTCCGCACATCGGTTCGGTGATCGATGACGTGTCCGTGATCCGTTCGATGTGGACGACGGACGACAATCATGGTGCTCAAGTGCAGTTTCATTCGGGGCGGCACATGCTGGACCCGCGCGTGCCGACGATCGGAGCATGGGTGAACTGGGGACTCGGAACGCTGAACGAAAACTTGCCCCAGTTCATCGCGATGGGACCAAGATTCTTTGATCGCCGCGATGGTCACTACTTGGGGCCTGCCTACGACTCGGTTCTCTTAAAAATCGATCCAGCCAATCCGTTGGACTATGCCAAGCCCTCAAGCGATTTTCCGCACCAGCAGCAACGTTTGAGTTTCGATCTCATGCGTCGACTCAATGAATTGACCGCCCAAGAGTATCCTGATGACGCGCAGCTTGATGCAAGAATCAAGTCCTATGAACTCGCGTATCGAATGCAAGCCGCTGTCCCGGGCGTGATCGATTTCTCACAAGAGACCGCATCCACGAAGAAGCTTTATGGGCTCGATCAGCCCGAAACGCGTCCCTTTGGAGAACAATTGTTGGCCGCCCGACGGTTCGCCGAGCAAGGAGTGCGTTTCATACAGATCCAGCACGGTGACGGAGCAGCCGGTGCGTGGGACCAGCACTCCGCGTTGAAAGCCAATCATTCCAAGCTGGCGATGCAGGTCGATCGTCCGATCGCCGGATTGATCCAGGACCTCAAGCAACGTGGAATGCTCGATGAAACACTCGTCGTGTTTGCCACCGAGTTCGGCCGCACACCTGGATCCCAAGGGGCCGACGGTCGAGACCACCACCCGCACGGTTTCAGTGTTTGGATGGCCGGCGGCGGACTCAAAGGCGGTGTGGTACACGGGGCAACCGACGAGATCGGATTTCATGCCATCGAGTCTCCCCAGTACGTGACCGACGTCCATGCCACCATCCTGCATCAGCTTGGATTAGAATCGCATCGGATGGAGGTGCCAGGGCACAAGCGACTTGAGCAGGACTTTGGTCATCCCATCACTGACATCATCGCCTAG
- a CDS encoding sialate O-acetylesterase — MNLRQLTTICLLGALFLVPVLASNGQETLPDPDGLPASQDKPVQVYILLGQSNMLGFGRVGPADLQGSLEYMVKEKSKYPHLVDDAGNWTQRNDVRFVHVMDKRGVDFRDMENFADMKNEWLTVKGNFGPEIGFGHVMGHLHDEPVLVLKACIGNRSLGWDLLPPGSERYEFDGKTYAGYRDNPGSWIEGEPKKEVPWYAGRQYDADVAHAKAVLANLDKYYPGYQGQGYEVAGFVFWQGHKDQNPAHASRYEQNLVRFIKSLRKDFDAPNAKFVLATIAFDGDQMKEPGLTIAKAQLAVSGETGKYPEFNGNVKAIDARPYWRDSSVSPKNQGYHYNHNAETYMEVGQALGWAMKELESTGN; from the coding sequence TTGAACCTTCGCCAATTGACTACCATCTGCCTGCTGGGCGCTCTGTTCCTCGTACCTGTTCTGGCCAGCAATGGTCAGGAGACGTTGCCTGATCCAGATGGTCTGCCAGCGTCGCAAGACAAGCCCGTGCAGGTCTACATTCTGTTGGGCCAATCCAACATGCTCGGATTTGGTCGCGTCGGTCCCGCTGATTTGCAGGGCTCCTTGGAGTACATGGTCAAGGAAAAGAGCAAGTATCCGCACTTGGTGGACGACGCCGGCAATTGGACGCAGCGCAATGACGTTCGCTTTGTACACGTGATGGACAAGCGTGGCGTGGATTTCCGTGACATGGAGAACTTCGCCGACATGAAGAACGAATGGTTGACGGTCAAAGGGAACTTCGGACCCGAAATCGGGTTTGGCCATGTCATGGGGCATTTGCATGATGAGCCGGTGCTTGTTTTGAAGGCTTGTATCGGTAACCGGAGTCTTGGCTGGGATTTGTTGCCGCCTGGGAGCGAACGATACGAGTTCGATGGCAAGACCTACGCTGGCTACAGAGACAATCCTGGGTCGTGGATTGAGGGCGAGCCCAAAAAGGAGGTTCCTTGGTACGCAGGTCGTCAGTACGATGCCGATGTTGCGCACGCCAAGGCCGTGCTCGCGAACTTGGACAAGTACTATCCGGGATATCAAGGACAAGGTTACGAAGTCGCTGGCTTTGTTTTCTGGCAAGGACACAAGGACCAAAATCCAGCGCACGCGAGTCGCTATGAGCAAAATCTGGTTCGATTCATCAAGTCGCTACGCAAAGATTTTGATGCACCAAATGCCAAGTTCGTTCTTGCGACCATCGCATTTGATGGCGATCAGATGAAGGAACCCGGGCTGACGATCGCCAAGGCGCAGTTGGCTGTCAGTGGAGAGACTGGCAAATACCCGGAGTTCAACGGCAATGTCAAAGCGATCGACGCCCGCCCGTATTGGCGAGACAGTTCCGTCTCACCCAAGAACCAGGGCTACCACTACAACCACAATGCGGAGACCTACATGGAAGTCGGCCAAGCATTGGGTTGGGCCATGAAGGAACTGGAAAGCACCGGCAACTAA
- a CDS encoding cell surface protein gives MSEQAQAKAPSAAGETETQQSTEPKARDTGSMRKYLDRAMVVLKKFGIDSRNSAPQELISLLESVKHIDEAKVLAIADVIQHMGSFNALVRENVESIQVGNRYMEITQMFDSVREDSKRLIAQLDDGKISGTEKVSNWWMKIRRGTPNDRFEKIVEVYGDVAKDTKEGLKSEEMIMDAYIDFRFALKEAEVLARELLDQHAPTLEAAKNGLATAQDALDNYAGTDEGGKSQLELQRDEARHTFEKEDETYQLLKDIAENLEIGYDVGETLITKLKQTHDVKERVYRRAVTFFTTNEHVFTILGTVYQSQHGLHEVTQATEAMKEGVNKGLEDIADLGKELERAALKAGYGSTIDPASVQKLVDAISDFQVESLEMIATLRKESEESTKAIRKTVEEGKKKYQETLARHARGELGG, from the coding sequence ATGTCGGAACAAGCTCAAGCCAAGGCCCCCAGCGCCGCAGGCGAAACGGAAACTCAGCAGTCCACCGAGCCAAAGGCACGTGATACCGGATCGATGCGAAAGTATCTCGATCGTGCGATGGTCGTGCTAAAAAAATTCGGCATCGACAGCCGCAACTCAGCACCTCAGGAATTGATCAGCTTGCTGGAAAGCGTCAAGCACATCGACGAAGCCAAAGTGCTGGCGATCGCCGACGTCATCCAACACATGGGTTCTTTCAACGCATTGGTACGCGAGAACGTTGAGAGCATTCAAGTCGGTAATCGATACATGGAAATCACGCAGATGTTTGACTCGGTCCGCGAGGACAGCAAGCGTCTGATCGCCCAGCTCGACGACGGAAAGATCAGCGGCACGGAAAAGGTGTCCAACTGGTGGATGAAAATCCGCCGGGGAACTCCCAACGATCGTTTTGAAAAAATCGTCGAGGTCTACGGCGACGTCGCCAAGGACACCAAGGAAGGCCTCAAGAGCGAAGAAATGATCATGGACGCGTACATCGATTTTCGATTCGCGCTCAAAGAGGCCGAAGTCTTGGCTCGGGAACTGCTCGACCAACATGCCCCCACTCTCGAAGCAGCCAAGAACGGACTGGCGACCGCACAAGACGCCTTGGACAATTACGCGGGAACCGACGAAGGCGGTAAGAGTCAGTTGGAGTTGCAGCGTGATGAAGCTCGCCACACCTTTGAAAAGGAAGACGAGACCTATCAGTTGCTCAAGGACATCGCGGAAAATTTGGAGATCGGCTACGACGTCGGCGAAACGTTGATCACCAAACTGAAGCAAACCCACGACGTCAAAGAACGCGTGTATCGCCGAGCCGTGACGTTCTTTACCACCAACGAACACGTCTTCACCATTCTCGGAACGGTCTACCAAAGTCAACACGGGTTGCACGAAGTCACCCAGGCGACCGAAGCGATGAAGGAAGGTGTGAACAAGGGGCTCGAAGACATCGCGGACCTCGGCAAAGAGCTCGAACGAGCCGCCTTGAAAGCGGGCTATGGCAGCACGATTGACCCGGCCTCGGTTCAAAAACTCGTCGATGCCATCAGCGATTTCCAAGTCGAATCGTTGGAGATGATCGCAACGCTTCGCAAAGAAAGCGAGGAGAGCACCAAGGCGATTCGCAAGACCGTCGAGGAGGGCAAGAAGAAGTACCAAGAAACCCTCGCTCGCCACGCCCGAGGCGAATTGGGCGGCTGA
- a CDS encoding DUF6384 family protein — MSGSSQAQAQAPIEPPVHELTLQETLRVMDVAREMREQRQQAEEMFRRDDIRTQLRDKLMRTAKLSGDDVTEAEVDAAIAQYMDTLHTYQDPPTGMKSFIAHCWVWRDRIMWSAAAIAAIATTAGSLWYVFH, encoded by the coding sequence ATGTCCGGATCATCACAAGCTCAGGCACAGGCTCCGATCGAGCCGCCCGTCCACGAATTGACTTTGCAGGAAACGTTGCGAGTGATGGACGTTGCCCGGGAGATGCGTGAACAGAGGCAGCAGGCCGAGGAGATGTTTCGGCGGGACGATATTCGTACTCAACTGCGTGACAAGTTGATGCGCACTGCCAAGTTGTCGGGCGACGATGTCACCGAGGCGGAGGTGGATGCCGCGATCGCCCAGTACATGGACACACTGCACACTTATCAGGACCCACCCACAGGCATGAAGAGTTTCATCGCCCACTGCTGGGTCTGGCGTGACCGAATCATGTGGAGTGCTGCGGCGATCGCCGCGATCGCCACGACGGCTGGTAGCCTGTGGTATGTCTTTCATTGA
- a CDS encoding DPP IV N-terminal domain-containing protein — MVWLITGLCVISLGPGAHADQQPSDEQARTARERFDYAETYSRRTRDRVFRQSVKPTWFGKDDRYLWYRVRTSADGGEYVLVDSQAGSRSLAFDHAKLAQQLSEQSSRRVDAQQLRFASLTFDESAEFCRFRYANQSWRFQLPDGPLTRHDGQPDMTSDSESTGERLSAQQTIARSEGQGEETSIEFQNELTVPLRFYWVTDSGDRRPYGIIDAGKSHRQHTFAGHAWLLTDPTGESIASFVADAWQTRAVIDADTAKPKNATTRNPRRRRGGSESPDGQYRVSFDGDNVFLKHVDDDDQPQQVTVDGDSDNGYGNNVWWSPDSQHFVVMKTKRVSPRQISIVKSSPPGSIDAELVTVNYPKPGDELDQPRCVLFHVDDPKPILIQNDLFSNPFSINDLAWNADSGSFSFVYNQRGHQTLRVVSVDAQTAEPRAMIDETSETFVCYSHKQFLQRLDATNEAIWMSERSGWNHLYLIDQSTGEVIQPITSGEWVVRSVQRVDVQRRQIWLVAGGLNPDEDPYHQHLVRVDFDGSNLVDLTPGDGEHQWSFSPDQTQLLDTYSRVDMPPVTVLRNADTGELITELERADATELTETGWQMPERFVASGRDGETPIHGIIVRPTNFDPHQRYPVVEAIYAGPHAAFVPKSFGLHQSLYQMADLGFIVVKIDGMGTSFRSKAFHDVCWQNLGDSGFPDRVKWIRAAAADRPEMDITRVGIWGGSAGGQSAMRALISHGDLYDAAVADCGCHDNRVDKIWWNEQWMGWPIGPHYEQQSNVTGASELSGDLMLIWGELDTNVDPISSMQVVDALIKADKDFEMLIVPGVGHGAAGTPYAKRRQAEFLMRKLGVAAR; from the coding sequence GTGGTTTGGCTGATAACCGGCTTGTGCGTGATTTCGTTGGGACCGGGAGCACACGCGGACCAGCAGCCGTCGGATGAGCAGGCGAGAACGGCTCGGGAGCGGTTCGACTACGCGGAGACCTACAGCCGGCGGACCCGTGACCGGGTGTTTCGTCAGTCGGTCAAGCCGACTTGGTTTGGCAAGGATGATCGCTACTTGTGGTACCGCGTACGCACCTCGGCCGACGGCGGGGAATACGTGTTGGTGGACTCGCAGGCGGGTTCACGAAGTCTCGCGTTTGACCACGCAAAACTTGCCCAGCAGCTTAGCGAGCAGTCATCACGCCGCGTCGATGCACAGCAACTTCGCTTCGCCTCGCTGACCTTTGACGAGTCTGCGGAATTCTGCCGATTCCGGTATGCGAACCAATCATGGCGGTTTCAGCTTCCCGACGGTCCGCTCACTCGACATGACGGGCAACCGGACATGACGAGTGATAGTGAATCCACTGGTGAAAGGTTGTCGGCGCAGCAGACGATCGCGAGGAGCGAAGGTCAAGGCGAAGAAACGTCGATTGAGTTTCAAAACGAGCTCACTGTGCCACTGCGATTCTACTGGGTCACCGACTCAGGGGACCGTCGTCCCTACGGAATCATTGATGCCGGGAAAAGTCATCGGCAGCACACGTTTGCCGGACATGCGTGGTTGCTGACCGATCCCACGGGTGAGTCAATCGCGTCGTTCGTCGCGGACGCTTGGCAAACCCGCGCCGTCATTGACGCCGATACGGCGAAGCCAAAGAACGCGACTACTCGCAACCCTCGGCGTCGTCGTGGCGGTTCGGAATCACCTGACGGTCAGTACCGTGTTTCCTTTGACGGCGATAATGTGTTCTTGAAACATGTCGACGACGACGACCAACCCCAGCAAGTGACCGTCGACGGTGATTCGGATAACGGATACGGAAACAACGTTTGGTGGTCGCCCGACTCCCAGCATTTCGTGGTGATGAAGACCAAACGAGTGTCGCCCCGTCAGATTTCAATCGTCAAGTCGTCGCCGCCGGGTTCGATCGATGCGGAATTGGTGACGGTCAATTATCCCAAACCGGGAGACGAGCTGGATCAGCCACGATGTGTGCTGTTTCATGTTGACGATCCCAAGCCGATACTGATTCAAAACGATCTGTTCAGCAATCCCTTCAGCATCAACGACCTGGCTTGGAACGCCGACAGTGGATCGTTTTCCTTTGTGTACAACCAACGTGGTCACCAAACGCTTCGCGTCGTCAGCGTGGATGCTCAAACGGCTGAACCTCGGGCGATGATCGATGAAACCAGCGAGACCTTTGTCTGTTATTCCCACAAACAGTTTTTGCAGCGTCTGGATGCGACCAACGAAGCGATCTGGATGAGTGAGCGTTCCGGTTGGAATCACTTGTACTTGATCGATCAATCTACTGGCGAAGTCATCCAGCCGATCACGAGTGGAGAGTGGGTGGTTCGCAGCGTGCAACGCGTGGATGTCCAGCGCCGCCAAATCTGGCTGGTCGCGGGTGGGCTGAATCCTGACGAAGATCCCTATCACCAGCACTTGGTCCGGGTCGACTTTGATGGCAGCAATCTCGTGGATTTGACGCCGGGTGATGGGGAGCATCAATGGAGTTTTTCGCCTGATCAAACGCAGTTGCTGGATACCTATTCCCGCGTCGACATGCCGCCGGTGACCGTCCTGCGTAACGCGGACACCGGCGAGCTGATCACGGAACTGGAACGCGCCGATGCGACGGAGTTGACCGAAACGGGCTGGCAAATGCCCGAGCGATTCGTTGCATCGGGACGCGACGGAGAGACGCCCATCCATGGGATCATCGTTCGGCCGACGAATTTTGATCCTCACCAACGTTACCCCGTCGTGGAGGCCATTTACGCAGGGCCACACGCGGCGTTTGTCCCCAAGTCGTTCGGTTTGCACCAAAGTCTCTATCAAATGGCAGATTTGGGTTTCATCGTCGTCAAGATCGATGGAATGGGAACGAGTTTCCGCAGCAAGGCGTTTCATGATGTGTGCTGGCAAAACCTTGGCGACAGTGGTTTTCCGGATCGCGTCAAGTGGATTCGTGCGGCTGCCGCAGATCGTCCCGAAATGGACATCACTCGTGTGGGCATCTGGGGAGGCTCCGCGGGAGGTCAAAGTGCGATGCGGGCGTTAATTTCACACGGCGATCTTTACGATGCCGCGGTGGCCGATTGTGGCTGCCATGACAATCGAGTGGACAAGATCTGGTGGAACGAACAGTGGATGGGCTGGCCCATCGGACCGCACTACGAGCAACAATCCAATGTCACGGGTGCGTCCGAATTGTCGGGGGACCTGATGTTGATTTGGGGCGAACTGGACACCAACGTCGATCCAATTAGCTCCATGCAGGTCGTCGATGCGTTGATCAAGGCGGATAAGGATTTTGAAATGCTGATTGTTCCCGGTGTGGGGCACGGCGCGGCGGGGACTCCGTACGCAAAACGTCGACAGGCAGAGTTCTTGATGAGAAAGCTGGGCGTTGCGGCACGGTGA
- a CDS encoding Gfo/Idh/MocA family protein, whose amino-acid sequence MNSRCRIDRRQLLLAGATTLAGVAISHNKLHAAANDRMKVAFIGVGGRGGGNLKTITATGAVDVVAVCDIDTRFMDHAAEQFPGAQKFQDFRKLYDAVGNKIDAAVISTTEHTHAFATMPALKLGKHVYCEKPLAYNVDETRRVTDAAADAGVVTQMGTQIHATPNYHRVVELIQSGAIGDVSEAHVWVGRAWGLQSKKDAEKNGDRLFVDARPTDAMSPPPHIDWDLWLGPAPERPYHSVYFPGPNWYRWWDFGNGTMSDLGSHWNDLPFWALQLDAPQTVEAFGPEPHPEIAPASMKAVYQYGPRGNRPAVELTWYQGSEKPQRWLDGEIPQWNSGVLFVGSKGMLLSDYNKHVLLPENEFTNFKAPEPFIPDSPGHHQEWVMACQGQGETASPFSYAGPLTEANHLGNVAFRVGKKITWDPKTMTCVDCPEADPFLRRRPRDGWSLQ is encoded by the coding sequence ATGAATTCGCGTTGCAGAATCGATCGCCGTCAACTCTTACTCGCCGGAGCCACAACGTTGGCGGGCGTCGCCATCAGCCATAACAAGCTTCACGCCGCAGCGAATGACCGTATGAAGGTCGCGTTCATCGGAGTCGGTGGTCGTGGAGGAGGCAACCTGAAGACAATCACGGCAACGGGAGCCGTCGACGTCGTAGCGGTCTGTGACATTGACACCCGATTCATGGACCACGCGGCCGAGCAATTTCCCGGTGCGCAAAAGTTTCAAGACTTTCGCAAGCTGTACGATGCTGTCGGTAACAAGATCGACGCCGCCGTGATCAGCACGACCGAGCACACGCACGCGTTCGCGACCATGCCCGCATTGAAACTGGGCAAGCACGTCTACTGCGAAAAACCACTTGCCTACAACGTCGACGAAACGCGACGTGTGACCGATGCGGCGGCAGACGCCGGCGTCGTGACCCAGATGGGAACGCAGATTCATGCGACACCGAACTATCATCGCGTGGTGGAGCTGATTCAATCCGGCGCGATCGGCGATGTCAGCGAGGCACACGTTTGGGTCGGCAGAGCGTGGGGACTGCAGAGCAAGAAGGACGCCGAAAAGAACGGGGACCGTTTGTTCGTTGACGCTCGACCGACCGATGCCATGTCGCCACCGCCGCACATCGACTGGGACTTGTGGCTGGGGCCGGCACCCGAGCGTCCGTATCACAGCGTCTATTTTCCGGGTCCCAATTGGTACCGCTGGTGGGATTTTGGCAACGGCACGATGTCAGACCTGGGTAGTCACTGGAACGATCTGCCGTTCTGGGCACTTCAGTTGGACGCTCCCCAAACCGTGGAGGCCTTTGGCCCCGAACCGCATCCTGAGATCGCACCCGCGTCGATGAAAGCCGTCTATCAATACGGACCACGGGGTAATCGCCCGGCTGTTGAATTGACGTGGTACCAAGGCAGCGAGAAACCTCAGCGATGGCTCGATGGTGAGATTCCTCAGTGGAATAGCGGCGTGCTGTTCGTCGGCAGCAAAGGCATGCTGTTGTCGGATTACAACAAGCACGTGTTGCTGCCCGAGAACGAGTTCACGAATTTCAAAGCACCGGAACCCTTCATTCCCGACTCGCCTGGGCATCACCAGGAGTGGGTGATGGCGTGCCAAGGACAAGGAGAAACGGCAAGCCCGTTCAGCTACGCAGGACCGTTGACCGAAGCCAACCATTTGGGCAACGTGGCATTCCGAGTCGGCAAAAAGATCACGTGGGATCCCAAGACGATGACTTGTGTGGATTGCCCAGAAGCCGATCCATTCTTGCGCCGTCGCCCCCGCGACGGATGGTCCCTGCAGTAG